In Vicinamibacterales bacterium, the genomic stretch CGCCGCGCGATCACCCGCTCCGCGACGATTGGGCCCGCCCCATATCGATTCGCCAGTTGAATCTGCATCCAGACTTCGGGGACGACGTAGGTCGGGAACGCATGGCCTGTGTCGGTGTTCGTGAGCGTCATGCGGGCTTCGACCCGGCCGTTCAGATCGCGCGCGTCGAACGTCCATCGCACACCAGTCCGCACGGTCTCCGGGTCGTGAATGCCGCGGAACAGGTGCCGTCGGTCGGGCATGTGACAGGTCTGACAGGTCTTTCCTTCGTGCGCGGCGCGCGAGACTCGCCACTCTTCGACGGTGTTCTGCAGGAATGCGCCGTTGACCCGCGGGGCGCGGCCCTCAGCGAACTGATGGCACGCGGCGCAGAAGTCCACGCTCTCGAAGAAGTCTCTCGTGGCCACGGCGCCGTGCGGGGCGGGATACCGGGCGACGAGCGGCGCGATGGTGGTCGGGCGGGGCGGCGGGCCGAACTTCTGGCTCGCCCTGGAGTGACAGCCGGAACACCCGACGCCATCGGCCTGCAGATAGGCGTCCGTCCACTGATCGCGCAGGGGCGTATGGCACGTGGCGCACATGCCGCTCAGCTCAGGCTGATCCTTCATCTGCGCCCAGACACCTGGGCCCATGGCGAGCGCATGGCGCGCCCGCGACCAATCGGCGAACTGTGCGGCGTGGCAGGCGGCGCACGACGCGGATGACAGCGCGCCCCCCTGCGTGGGCACCGGCAGCGTCCAATATCCGCCAGCCGATGACGTGTCGGTCGCAGGGGTGGACAACGGGACTGGAAGGGGCCGCTGCAGCGTCCACACATAGGCGGCGAGGTCCCACACGCGGCGCTCGATGTCTGGTTGGCCCGCATACCCTGGCATGGTCGTGCCGTTGAAGCCGGTCAGCACGGATCGGACAATGCCGACGTCGTCGCGCCCCCCCTTGAACGTCCACGGACGCGTGAGGTCCGTGGCCATCTCGAGCAGGCCTCGCGCATTGCGCAGGCCCTTCGCGCGCGGTCCATTGCCGTCCCCAGACAAGCCGTGGCACTCCACGCAACCGG encodes the following:
- a CDS encoding c-type cytochrome; translation: MNAARGVLMLVAMGLTVASCRDAPVAPAPARAISATGEELYSTFCAVCHGPEGRGDGIAAPVCRVSPADLTRAEFKVRATPAGALPRDADLAAVIRLGAGGDGAMPPFSFLTEGDIARLVTRVKAFSPRWQREQAAPDVVLPPRVAGDVREGERVYRNSGCVECHGLSGDGNGPRAKGLRNARGLLEMATDLTRPWTFKGGRDDVGIVRSVLTGFNGTTMPGYAGQPDIERRVWDLAAYVWTLQRPLPVPLSTPATDTSSAGGYWTLPVPTQGGALSSASCAACHAAQFADWSRARHALAMGPGVWAQMKDQPELSGMCATCHTPLRDQWTDAYLQADGVGCSGCHSRASQKFGPPPRPTTIAPLVARYPAPHGAVATRDFFESVDFCAACHQFAEGRAPRVNGAFLQNTVEEWRVSRAAHEGKTCQTCHMPDRRHLFRGIHDPETVRTGVRWTFDARDLNGRVEARMTLTNTDTGHAFPTYVVPEVWMQIQLANRYGAGPIVAERVIARR